A segment of the Nitrosopumilaceae archaeon genome:
AGTTATAACTCGTATAGGCAATCTGTTATCGAGATCTGCTCCAACAAAACCATCAAAGACAAAGATTTCTTTTCCTTCAATGTGTTTCTTCATTTTTTCATATAGTTTGTCAAATTTGTCCTCAGGAAAAGGGTGGTTGACTTTGCCCCAGTCTACATTAACATGGGTTTCAGAATCATCAACGATATAACGGTCATCAGGGGATCTTCCAGTATATTTTCCTGTACGTACTGAAAGAGAGCCGTTGGATGTAAGGATGCCCTCATTTTTTTCAAGTATAATATCAATAAGTAATTTTACAGGCAGGTTTCTGTGTATGTTACTTGTAGTAATGCCCTGCTCCTTTAGCTGTGTAATAAATTTGCCAGTGATAGTTGCCTTGAGATCCTCAATCATTGGGTAAAACGATCCGCCTCTAATTTCCTTATTATCTCTTCTCATTATGTATTTTGCCTCCAGAAACGTATTTATTTTAAAATTCAAGCAGGTTCTTCTACATGCCGATCAACAAAGACCTGTTAGAGTTAAGAAAAAAAGTAGCAGATCACAGACCTGAGTTTGTTAGAGAAGAGAGCTGGAGATACTTTAGGTTAGCAGAAAACTGGAGAAAACCAAAGGGAATTGACAATCATCAGAGAAAGTCTAAGAAGGGTTGGCCTGCACTTGTCAAGGCTGGTTATGGTGGACCAAATATTTCAAAAGGATTACACCCATCAGGATATACCGATAATTTAGTTCATAATGTAAAGGAATTGGAAAAACTTGATCCAAAAACTGATGGTGTAAGACTTGGTCACAGTGTAGGAAAAAAGAAGAGATTAGAAATAGTATCTAAAGCAAAAGAGAAAAATTTCAAGATATTTAACGCAAGGGTGTCAACAAGTGGTAGTAAATCTTAAAACCAAACGACGTCTTGTTGCAAGGATGTTAGGAGTAGGTGCAAACAGAATAAAGTTTGATTCACAATATTTGGATGATGTTTCAGATGCAATTACACGAGACAACGTTCGAAGTCTAATTACTGCAAACATAATTGAAGTCAGACCGATAAAGGGTACATCCAAAGGTAGAGCGCATCACAAAAAATCTCAGAGGCGTAAACGTGGAACAAAACAAGGTTCAAAGAAAGGTGCTAAAGGATCGCGTATTGGTAAAAAACAAGTCTATGTAAAAAAGATAAAGGCTTTACGACACCGTCTCCATGTTTCAAAGGGTAGAAAAGAGATAACTAACCCAGAATATTGGAAATTATACAGACAAGCAGGTGGAAATCAAATCAGAAACGTGGCACATCTTCGAACTTTGATTGAAGAGACACATAAAAAACGCACTTAGAATCTATAGATCATTTCTAGATCAATAATTTTTCCATTCTTAATTTTTACGCCCTCTTTTGATAACATATTGGTCTTTATCTTTTCTCCCCATGCATATCCACCAATTTTTCCATTTGATTTTATAACTCTATGACACGGAACTATGACTGGGTATGGATTTTTGTTCATAATTCTACCAATTGCTCTTTGTCCATTTTTAAGACATACTGCCTTAGCAAGCTCTCCGTATGTAGTCACCATACCCGGAGGAACTTCGAGCAGCTTTTTGTACACCTTATCTTCAAGCTTCAAACTCGTATCATCCCAAGATTTGTTGTTTCTAAAAGTGAAACTATCTTTTGTTTGTTTTTACCCAAACTACTCCAATCTACTAGAGCATATTTTGCTTCGTTGTTTCTCTCTAAAATATGTGAAAACAATTTCTCATCTATGTGATCTAGAGCATGTTTTGGTACAACAGTACCCAAAGCGTATTGACCTTCAATTAGTTCTTTGGTGAATTTTTCTGGATAGTGAGTTCCTCCAAAACATATAGCTATATTGTTTTTTTGTGGTGTAATTGACATCACTTCTTCTATGACAGAAGCCACGGAATCACATAATACTTTGTCATTCCATTGTTTTTCTGTTGTTCCGACTTCAATAAACAAAGCAGGTTTGTTTAGTGCTGTAGGACCATGATGTGTTGCTTCTATTGTGATCTCAAATTTTGTAAAATTATTTCTTTTTTCCCACAAGGCTCGCATATATGATTTCTGTATATGCGGATGTGGTATTGCAACTTCTCGCGGTCTTCCTCCAAATAGTGCTTCTGAAAAATTTCCTGTACTATGGCACGTAAGCGCCAGCGTACCTGTTTCAGAGGCGTGCTTTGATAGAAACACAAATCCATCATAGTGATATTTTTCTTCAAGCCAGTCTGCAGATATGGATGGTGTTGGAATTGTTACAAGATCATAATTTTTCCCGCGATAAATCTCTCCGTCTTGTTTCATGTTTTGTGATATATGATATGCCAAGTTAGAGCCTGCAGGGTCTGATTGATACGCAACAAGTAATTGCACAAGATAAGAGATATAAGTCGACTTTATTAATTTCCTCCAATGGCAAACCCAAGACAGATGTTAAAGGATATGGTAAATACAATTAAGCTTGCCAAAAAATCTGATAAGGATGACTATATGCAACACCTCAGGTTAGTCCTTCTTGGAATGGCAACCGTAGGTGCAGTTGGATTTATAATTCAGTTCGTATTTGCAGTAATTAATCTCGGACACAGATAGCATTGACTCAGGAAATAAAATCACATTTTTTTGCAGTAAGGACAACTGGAGGACAAGAAAAAGT
Coding sequences within it:
- a CDS encoding 50S ribosomal protein L32e; the encoded protein is MPINKDLLELRKKVADHRPEFVREESWRYFRLAENWRKPKGIDNHQRKSKKGWPALVKAGYGGPNISKGLHPSGYTDNLVHNVKELEKLDPKTDGVRLGHSVGKKKRLEIVSKAKEKNFKIFNARVSTSGSKS
- a CDS encoding 50S ribosomal protein L19e gives rise to the protein MVVNLKTKRRLVARMLGVGANRIKFDSQYLDDVSDAITRDNVRSLITANIIEVRPIKGTSKGRAHHKKSQRRKRGTKQGSKKGAKGSRIGKKQVYVKKIKALRHRLHVSKGRKEITNPEYWKLYRQAGGNQIRNVAHLRTLIEETHKKRT
- a CDS encoding MGMT family protein, whose product is MKLEDKVYKKLLEVPPGMVTTYGELAKAVCLKNGQRAIGRIMNKNPYPVIVPCHRVIKSNGKIGGYAWGEKIKTNMLSKEGVKIKNGKIIDLEMIYRF
- a CDS encoding D-aminoacyl-tRNA deacylase yields the protein MQLLVAYQSDPAGSNLAYHISQNMKQDGEIYRGKNYDLVTIPTPSISADWLEEKYHYDGFVFLSKHASETGTLALTCHSTGNFSEALFGGRPREVAIPHPHIQKSYMRALWEKRNNFTKFEITIEATHHGPTALNKPALFIEVGTTEKQWNDKVLCDSVASVIEEVMSITPQKNNIAICFGGTHYPEKFTKELIEGQYALGTVVPKHALDHIDEKLFSHILERNNEAKYALVDWSSLGKNKQKIVSLLETTNLGMIRV
- a CDS encoding preprotein translocase subunit SecE — protein: MANPRQMLKDMVNTIKLAKKSDKDDYMQHLRLVLLGMATVGAVGFIIQFVFAVINLGHR